The Patescibacteria group bacterium region GCGTGGGCGCAACCACTACTGATAAATTAAACGTTAGCGGTACTTTAAGAGTCACTGGGACAACCACCTTAGCCGCCTATACTGGCCAAGGCAACCAGTGCCTTTATGTGGATAACGGCGGTATCGTCAGGATGCTGGGCAGCCAATGCGGTTCAGCAACCGGCGGCGATAATCTAGGTAATCATACCGCAACCCAAAACCTTAATTTAGCAGCTAACGCTTTAGTAGGTAACGGCGGCAGTACTGGTATTACGATTTCTAGCGGTGGAGCGGTAAGCGTTGCTAATGGTCTGACTTTGACTTCTGGAACTCTATCTTTGCCTAATAACGCAGTCACTGATGCTATGGTCTCTGACACTCTAACTGCTTCTAACCTAGTATCCGGTAGTGCAGTCGTTTCGGATGCGGAGGTGGATAATAATATAACCGTTACTAGCGGCACGATTGGCAGTAATAACGTTTCTTCCGCTTCTACTTGGACAACTTTAGGCACGTTGACGATTGGTGATAATGGTGATGCAGTTTTGATGTCAGCCACTAATTGGGATGTTGATTCTTCTGGCAATATCTTTGCTAATGGTGGATTTTCCACGTATGACACAACAGTGACTGATAACTATATCGAAGCCGGAGGCTTTTGTATGGGCAATGGCACCAACTGCATTACCTCTTGGACTAATGCTGGCGGCAACGTTAACGCTTCTTCGCCGACCGCTAATTATGTCACTAAATTTTCTGACAGCGATACGATTGCTAATTCACAGATTTTTGATAATGGTTCTGGAGTTGGCATCGGCACCACCACTGTTTCCTCGGCTCGCTTAGTGGTTGATAGCGCCTCAACATATAGCATTGATGCTGGGGGTAAGCCAATGATTAATGTAGGTATATCCGCTGATCCCACCGCTTCTGTTAATAGGAATTATGTAGATTCAGCTATAGCCGGTATTAGTGGCGGCGGTGGTTACTGGATGACGACTGGTAGTGCTATCTATGCTACAAGTACCATGACCAGTGTCGGTGTTGGTACAACCTCTCCAACCGCTCCTTTTGAGGTCTATGGCGGTTTCTATATGGGTGGCGGTAGTGGCGATGTTGATAATAATGGATATGTTAATTCCATCGACGCCTTGATCGCTGCTCAATTTGCTCATAATTTAACTAGCTTAACTCCTTTGCAACAGGCCATGGCTGATGTCGATGGTGACGGCATGGTAACTGATTTTGATGCTAAGAACATCATGAAAAGGTTTGTAAATATTTATAGTAGTCGTAATCAGATGAATACAGAAAGTCGGAGACTCAAAGCTCTCGGGCTTAATTTTGACGGTAGCGGACAAGTAATGATTGGTTATAGCGATTATTCTAATGAGGTGTATATGCGCGATCGTTTTACCGTTTTTGGCACATCTTTAATGGACACAAC contains the following coding sequences:
- a CDS encoding tail fiber domain-containing protein gives rise to the protein MKNPNKKILISLSIACLLGLFAYLSPTLAKVINFGTGSDTSYFPGNIGVGATTTDKLNVSGTLRVTGTTTLAAYTGQGNQCLYVDNGGIVRMLGSQCGSATGGDNLGNHTATQNLNLAANALVGNGGSTGITISSGGAVSVANGLTLTSGTLSLPNNAVTDAMVSDTLTASNLVSGSAVVSDAEVDNNITVTSGTIGSNNVSSASTWTTLGTLTIGDNGDAVLMSATNWDVDSSGNIFANGGFSTYDTTVTDNYIEAGGFCMGNGTNCITSWTNAGGNVNASSPTANYVTKFSDSDTIANSQIFDNGSGVGIGTTTVSSARLVVDSASTYSIDAGGKPMINVGISADPTASVNRNYVDSAIAGISGGGGYWMTTGSAIYATSTMTSVGVGTTSPTAPFEVYGGFYMGGGSGDVDNNGYVNSIDALIAAQFAHNLTSLTPLQQAMADVDGDGMVTDFDAKNIMKRFVNIYSSRNQMNTESRRLKALGLNFDGSGQVMIGYSDYSNEVYMRDRFTVFGTSLMDTTATSTFNPSNSTSSALMLTGPYGGGLIFKDTAYGGLWMSDSGQTLNFASNGSGSGFGSTYGQMVLKNGNVGISTTNPTRPLHVVGNVQVDSGSVTADAFYYNSDRTLKKDIKPIYGALAKVLNLQGVSFKWRDSGEANYGFIAQDVEKVLPELVETGVDGKKSVAYGNFTAILVEALKTQQKEIDSLQARVKSLESSLK